The window tgggagcagtaatagttggagataaaactgaaaccatcattctcccttccttgtctgcccaagtagtggagcttgctgcagtagtcttagcttttaatatcatgaaagatcaaccttttaatttgttatctgacagttattatatagtacaatcaataccttgtttagaaactgtgccttatattcccgatggatccacagttgctccttactttcgaaccttgcgtgccctaattttagaccgcaaataccccttttatgtaggacatattagagctcattctggcctaccaggaccacttgccaaagcaaatgctaaggctgataaagccacaaaaaccatctttgcttttacactatttgaacaagctaagatgtttcattcacaatttcatgttaattctactactcttagaagaaagttcaatatttctaaagatgttgctagacaaattgttaaaacatgtcaacattgtgccaccctattgccagtacagtctgttggagtaaatcccagaggactgttacctaatcatatttggcaaatggatgtaactcatattcctgtaTTCGGTACTGCAATGTAtgtacatgtttcagtagacaccgcttcaggagtaattatggcctcagctcacactggtgaaaaggttaaagatgttatacaacattgtttacaagcatttgcagcctggggcattccaaaaatcatcaagactgataatgggccagcttacacatccaaaagttttcttctattcacaaaaaattttggtatacaacttatcagaggaattccttataatcctcaaggacaaggaatagtggaacacactcatttaacattaaaaaattgtttaataaaacaaaaagggggaataggtgctgactttagagcacctaaagacaaactaaatttagtactttttattttaaattttttaaatgtggacaaaaatggaagcacggctgcagagagacatgctaatcccgcaaatactcaaatgtgggtaaagtggaaagatattctcacaggtacatggaaaggtccagatccagttcttcggtgggtccgagggtctgtttgtgtcttcccacaggatcagcaaacaccaatttggatacctgaaaggttgaccagactggtgcatcaaagtaacgatgaagaacatcgtgctgataagcgccctgctaatgatgatgttgacactggtgaagacacgagaattatgggcgatagttaaagcctggccatatcctttaccgttaactaatacttcctctttacttcctccattgttcaccaccaatgcggctacaggattacccaccacgtcttttgatccagatactcatctatataatttttccactttctccctccctggaaccttgtgctttgatatacctgaggataatgctattagtagtaatgactttaacccttgtattgttctccaaaagcaggtacagggtttctttacatccaaGGATTCTCCTGATGATCTACCCCAAGGCTATAATACGTTTTGTGTTCACTTTGATAATGGTACACAAATAACCACATCAATGGAATatagggaaggggcagccactttgattacaggagttatacctcacagattaccacttcccactaatggatttaaaactcctagactttttcctccatgtaaaccaaaattttccacacttcctacctggacaggttgtcaagatgctgagcaaacagccccagttcaacatggatttttcttcacaccaaattttacttctcagcgtacCACTGATGACTTTCATGATTATGACGGCAAATTTGGCGGAAGGCGCACTAACCCCTTTGataattggttgctatttacctcgacttcaggatatactaacttacaacccttttttgctcttaaaggaggttctttcagacaatgcgaatggacttctaggaagtggactggaattgacaggagtggagccaagactactactaattgtactcaaaatctttcattcttgtccgccccagtctgtgtgttccctccttttatgtttttactaactaacgctaatagcacaaatcttaattgctctcaatctagatgctacctttctcaatgttggaatgctaccaatttctcccgagcggtcatcatgcgaatccctacttttctgcctatgccagtttctgttacagatgatgaattgccagtattgctttccagaaataagagggactttggaatcaccgtagcagtcattaccaccatagttgcatcagcagcagcagccgccgcagcagctgtagccttgacgacatcagtacagtcagcaactaagcttaatgaagtggtccagcagacagctactgctctgtctactcaacaaacagtggatcaacacctaaaagcaggactacttttggtgaaccagcgtgtggacttacttcaagaacaaatggaccttttacaagaactattaagcgtggggtgtatttatcatctgccgggactgtgcattacacctgtagcttatcataatcttagttatgcagcaaatttgtctaaaatcatatctactcagctacgtgccaattggtcttataaatttgataatcttactgccattcttagatcacaaattgttagccttaattctactagagttaatgtagcccctatatctgaaatgcaaaattggttatcttcttccttcagttttgtaaagcaatgggcaggaatgggagcattgtgtgtgtttatgatcattgcaattatcttcctcacacgctttatcatgcgtatacgccaagttcatgccagagatcgcatcattttccatcaagccatgatggccttagaggctggcagctctcctcaagtctggctgagcatgctggatcggtagtcaatgacgggtaaggaaggaggtaacctcgtaccgacctaagacaggagctgtagcatgctctgcagttatccgatgacgggtaaggacgatggttgaccactccgcctaagacaggcacaatcccaagccagcattcttttaataaataaaaaagggggagctgtcggggtactgcaggcccccagcccttcggcgtggccaagatggcacctggcaaggtgccaaggaagtgctgagaacaaaaccaggtacctccagcagactaatactctctgccaacaagtggcgttatttgaggaagttaatgtgattggttatgggtcctcgtggacactgcatgattgctatatccacactgttgtgctccattactgtccatgcttttccctcgtgatctataagctgattggttgatgtatgtaatgtaaggcgcttgcaagagcggccagtgctggccagccagaagaagcagactgcagaaaataaagaacttgccctgatccggtttcgtgtttctctgcgggcaggggacgcgatagacaAGTGTCTTGAACATAAGGAAATTATTCATCACTGAAGATGTTCCCACATCTCTGGGTTGTTCTTTGATAAGAATATGGAAGAAGATATATATAAGCACCAGAATGGGACTTAAGAAGTTCATTGCAGCTTTAAGGTTTCACTAGGCCGATATGACCTTTTCTCCTTCTCAACTGGAAATCTGCTTGTGAAtaatgtacaattaaaaataaaatttatcagagcattttaaattaattaaattttctcattcaataatgaaaattatagtcttaagaatgaaatgaaatgaaatgaattagTCTATCTCCAAAAGCAGTTGCATAGATAATCTGTAGACAATCAGGTCTAAGAAATGGTCACATCAGTTTTCAGTTTCAACAGTAAGATACTATTAGACTGAGATATTTAATCTAATTCTTCCTTGTAtgtaaatctgaaataaaatgctAAGATTTGTCAACCAGCAATTCAAACATTCATgtccattttctaaaattattttggaattttgacATGTTTATGACCTTTTGAAATGTGCATGATAATTGGAAATTACATATTCCTTAATCATTATGCAGGCAAGAAGTGGATCTTTAgtcaaaaaacaaagtattttgaatacaaccaaagaaaatgacattttaattccTAGgagcaaattatttcatgaatttcCCTGAAGAAAATTTGGTTCAAAAGAGCATAACATAAACTTATGTGACAagaattaatacatttttaaactctaAATTCTCAAAGGAATTCCAAAAAGGTCTTCACCATGTAATACTGTCCAATGTGAAATCCCTGGTGCCTTGAGTTTCTTCTGCCTTTAGTCTTGACTCTGACACTGTTTCTCTGGAGTTAACAAAATGTTCCAGTCAGACAATGCTGATCAGGAAACACTGCCTGCTCACTCAGTCAGCTTttgaaagaatgaggaaaataatatagCATGAAGTAATACTGAGTTAGCAAGGCAGGCATTTACAACCCAAATGTAAGTAATATAGGTAATTATCAAGGGAAACCTTCATACCTAGAATAGATGGGTGATAAAAGTAGTGGCTAGTGAGATCAGAGCTGCTATCAGGTGGTCAACAGGACCTAAACTTGATGGAATATGTGGTTGGGGaatggaagaggaaaagacaaaaacaaaaacagcattctACATATGAAGGTAGAAATGGTATAAAATTGAGAACATAATGAAAACATCAGAAGAAACCAACACTCAATGTACAGATAACtgttattttatcacttttttctcCTATGTCACTTCATACACACAGCTTATACAGGATGAACCCAAAACATGTTCACTGAAGTTCAGTTCATCAATTCCCCTCCATCATATGCAAATCCATATATTATTAATCTCCTTCACACATGTAAAATTTCAGGGAGTCtatgtttacattttatctaGTATAAAATCTTACCTATTATAGAATAATCATAATAACTTATTGAGAAATACTGCATGTTTTAAGTCTGTCATAACATGTAGTGCACACAATAATGTATATTTTGGCATAATTGCTATCAACTCTACTGTGCAAATACAAACACAAGTTTCTGGAGATTGAGTGACAGCACAAACAGCTAATGCACAGGAAAAGCACAAATCTGTGTGTTCTTTGGGTGAAAGACACAGGTATTTCTAAGTTGGTTACTTATATCCAGGGTTTATAAATTAAGTAACATGAGGAAATTGTAGATTCAAGCACTTCAGGATGAATAATGTGAGAAGACTGTGTGTTACAGGTTGTCATTTAAACAGAATGCCTGACACTGAGCAAGCTCCATGAAGCTGTAGTAGtcatacaaagaagaaaatagctGTGCATATCTcttcccatcacacacacacacacacacacacacacacacacacacacacacacagaatgccCCTTAAGGTTAATgtgcattttccagaattttctgaGCTATAAGCGTATTTGCCTACCAATGGACTTGCTTTATATTTCAACCAACTTGTATAATCTGAGGCTTGGTCATGTCTTTGTGAAcatcagtgcactttccttttCACATCTGATGTGTATTCCACTgtataaaaatgacataatttgctTGCCATTTCCCCAGCATCAGATTTTTCAAATTGTATCTATATTTTGACTCCCATTGATTAGTTGCTATAACAATTTGTGTACcaatattttccagaaaaatgaatctttttcttgagtaaatatgaagaagaaaactgGTTGGTCATGTTGGAAGTGTATGTTAAATATGTTAATTAAGTTCCCAAACTGTTCTCCAGAACAGTTCTAACATTTTAAGTCTCCATTTCATGGGGTTGTTCATTCTGATCTCCCCACATTCTTGAAACCTCTCATAATCTTCAGTTTTACTTTCAGGCACTCTACTGAGTAGGTAATAAGATCATAgtgctttaatttgcattaaaGTTAAATGGTACTTTCCATCTTTATGTGTACTTTACTctcaatgtatatattttatgggTAAATTAAGTGTTCAAAATATTGGCTCAATTTTGTTggctctttcattttcttgatgggTTTTCTGATATGTTCATGTATACTGAATAGTTGTTTAGcagttatataattttaaaatagtttcatccaatatataatttgtttttattctattaaCAATCTCATTCTTAcagcaatattttaattttgatgaaatctatgtagccatttttttttcccttttttaggATACTTTTGGTATACTATTTAAGAACTCTGACTAATTTAAATTCATGAAGGTGTTCTCTTGTGCTTTATTCTAGAGACTTTAgacatttgtattttatgtatgtatctggattcatttttattattttcatacatgACAGGAGAAATAGGTAAACGGTTTTGTTAGCCACATACAGAAGCTCATTGCTCCATCAACATTGTTTGAACAGATGATCTTGTCTCACCTGAATTACCGAAAGACCTTTGTTGAGAATTCTTGGAACATAGATGTATCAatctgattttgaaatttcttacCTGTTGCATTGATCTACCTCCCTGCATTTATGACAATACCATATTGCTTTGAGTCCTGTAGCTTTATAGTATATTTATAGTCctgtagctttgtagtatgtTTATAGTAAATCAGGTAGTCTAAGTTCTTAAATATCACTCTTCCTGAAGTTTTTgagataatttgtattttttaaatttgttataattagttgtacacgacagtagaatgcatttacaaattttgacaaatcatacgtaaatggagtgtaatttcacttttttctgatagtacatgttgtaggatcacataaaccatgcagtcatacacgtacatgaggtaataatgtccgtttccctctactgtccttcctagccccatacccctttccctcccttaattctcctctacctaataaaaGTAAATCTATTCCTAGCTAGTGCTCCccacttattatgaattagcatctgcatattagagaaaacatttggcctttggttttttgcatTTGGTTTATTTAGATAATACATACTTTAAGCATTTCAATACAATGTTAGaataatacttttatttgaaCCCATGATTTTATGCATGGCAGCTATGTGCTCTACCAGTGAACCACTTCTCCATCTCAAACGAGTCctattttattcagaaatataaaaagacaagacatttggttattaaaaaaatttaattctataGGCATCTATGAATATCCAGATGTATGAATTCTACAGTAAAGTGTAAATGTGTAACTCTAATTTTGATGGTAATagacaaaattaatttatgcATACTCTGGGTCAACTTTCAAAAGTAGAATTTGAATTCTGTTTCCAATTTCATGATACCAAGTAATAAGTGAAGTTTCCGCAATATCTCTGCACTTATTTTTTTGACAAGTATGTCCATACTTCCCATACATTTGCTAGTAGATAGACATCCTGCCTTCCAAACACGATATAATTTCAACTCTATATTGTATTGTAATCTTATACTCATTTGTTCAAGATGGAAAGTAAATTACATGCTTACCCTACCTATATCCACATAACATTTTCATTACAATACAAAGGGGaaatttttagcaaatatttctgtcattaataaaatttcatgatttttaaaataatgtcattaaaatggttttagaaattatttctatataaCCATTTCTTCCCATTTCTATATAAACATtactataaatacaaataatgtaTCTTTTAGAACttatgtacataattttttcttttgaaatttctaaaatgatatgaaatatCTTTAACAAACAGAAAATGTACTTTATAAATCTTTTTGATGTGAAACACAGAAAGCAAGGTCAATAAACTTTAGGACAGATGCAACTGGGATGAGGGCAGTTGTGAATAGTTGGAGATTCACTCCTGGACCAAAGACAAGAAAGCTGAACTGCAGGTATCAACCTGTGGAAAGGTACTGAGAAACGGATGTGTGTCTCAGATGACATGCTTCCCAGTCAAAAATGGTTTCTGGCACCAAACTTTCCTCAGGGCCTTCTTCATCTCCATGTTTCTGAGTGTGTAGATCAGAGGGTTGAACATGGGAGTAATGATGGTGTAGAAAAGAGCAAACACTTTGTCCACTGGAAAAGTGGTGGTGGGTCTAATGTAAATGAAGAGAACAGGCACAAAGAACAAAACCACAACAGTTAGGTGGGAACTGCAAGTGGAAAGAGCTTTGCTGCGACTCTCTGTGGGGTAAGCCCTGATGGTGCATAATATCAAAAAGTAAGACAGCATCAGAACCACAAAGGTCACCAACCCCATCATGCCTGAATTGGCAACCACGAGGATTCCAACTGTGTGTGTGTCAGTGCAGACCAGTTTCAGCAAAGGGTACACATCGCAGAAATAGTGGTCTATTTTATTGGGGCCACAGAAGGGTAGGTTGAAGATGAGGAGGCCCTGAACCAAGGAATGCAGAAGTTCCCCAGCACAGCAAGCAGTGACCAGAGCGTTACATCTCTGCCTGCTCATGAGGCTTGTGTAGTgcaggggcttgcagatggccacatagcggtcataggccatcgcCGTGAGAATTAAGATCTCGATGCCACCAAAAATGTGCATGGTAAAAAGCTGTGTCATGCAGTTATTATAGGAAATCTtgttcctttctgccagcaagtCTGTGATTAGCTTGGGTGTCACTGTAGAGGTATAGCACAGGTCTGAGAGAGCAAGATaattaaggaagaaatacatgggttGGTCCATTAGCTGACTGCGTGTGATAGAAATCATTATTAGTGTGTTTCCCATCCAAATAGCTATGtaacaaaataagaacaatagaaaacacaggtttttaattttcttgttctgGGATAGTCCCAGCAGTATAAATTCTGTGATGTTATGGGTATTTTCCATGATCCGGTGAAGTTCAGGCACAATAGATTTggctgaaaaaaatgacaaatcagCATGGGAAATATTGATTTACCTCAGTATGAATTTCAGtattataaaatgaattcatttttttaaccGTATTCCTTATATTATGAAGTAATTAGTTCATATGGCTAGGCAAGCTATGTAACTTACCATCCTATTAAAGTTGTATTTTATGctgaaaggaaataattttaatgtttggtTTTGCTTAAGGCATAAACAAAGATGTGCAGTCACCCTCTGCATGTTACAGGAAGGTTAGCTTCATGAGGAAGCTTGTCCTGCCCTGGAGTGGCATGcctgctcacagtttcagaacaGTGCAGCCCATGAGGGGCATCCTGCAAGCCAAGGTGGAATCCCACCTttatttaagcttttatttttttattgtaaaattttattttttaaatattgtattaagATATCATATCTTGCTTATTAAATGGTCTGATACCAAGATGAATATTGCATTTGCTTCTACTCAGTCCTGATTTTGGACTAGACAACATTTACATTTATCAACAGTGTggtaaggaagaaagagaatataATACTTTTTGAAGTCCAATGGAGATGATACTTCTTTTGACTTACacagatgattaaaaaaatagtacttattaaatattttgagttgagAAATGTATATTTCCTGCCAGAGAcagaaacaacaataataaaatgttataaatggcACTTAGCATACATAGGACTTCAATAATTACTTAAAGTATATTAGTGATTACATGACTTGACCAATTATTTTAgttctattttataaaaaaaactaAGTATTGATTTTAGAAACAATGATTGTGTATATACTGCATCccaaggaacatttttaaaaatatcacatttatttttagaattctataatcagaaaaaaatcattttaaaaatagccacAGTTCAGATTATTGATACATTCATTTCCCATTAATTTGGCAATATGTTTTTATACTATTCAGTATACCTTGGATCCTTTCCATGGGTTTatgataactttaaaattttgtttatatagcTTTGAAGCATAACATAATTTATAtattgatgaaaataataaaatttgtacTAGGAAAAATTTCATTACTTAATAGGCAGGATGATTTTAAaaaccctctttctctctctctctgatcttAAATAGGTTCTACACCTACACAAtgggaaaataattaaatgactCACTGTTTTCCCTGTTTCTCTAACATTAATATTCTTTGCAAACAAACTTTGCTATATCAATTTATATGCCTTGGTATCCAGTTCTTTTCTAAACTCTAAACAGTCTTATTTCTTAAAAGATAAGGATTGTATCATTTTTCTGGAACTCTATAAGGTCTGTTCATGGTTGATAACTTGAGTCTCAGAATATGATAAAAGGATGCATCAGGTAACAGACTGGTTTTCCATGTCTTCTTTTCATAAATAAGTGATTTAAGTCACCTGTTAGGGCTTGAGCTTCGGAATCCCCCACTCTCAGACCTTTCTCTTCCTATTAATAAGACAT of the Sciurus carolinensis chromosome 11, mSciCar1.2, whole genome shotgun sequence genome contains:
- the LOC124959146 gene encoding olfactory receptor 4P4-like — encoded protein: MENTHNITEFILLGLSQNKKIKNLCFLLFLFCYIAIWMGNTLIMISITRSQLMDQPMYFFLNYLALSDLCYTSTVTPKLITDLLAERNKISYNNCMTQLFTMHIFGGIEILILTAMAYDRYVAICKPLHYTSLMSRQRCNALVTACCAGELLHSLVQGLLIFNLPFCGPNKIDHYFCDVYPLLKLVCTDTHTVGILVVANSGMMGLVTFVVLMLSYFLILCTIRAYPTESRSKALSTCSSHLTVVVLFFVPVLFIYIRPTTTFPVDKVFALFYTIITPMFNPLIYTLRNMEMKKALRKVWCQKPFLTGKHVI